The following proteins are co-located in the Mus pahari chromosome 14, PAHARI_EIJ_v1.1, whole genome shotgun sequence genome:
- the LOC110331107 gene encoding olfactory receptor 2D2-like translates to MIPGQNQSWVSEFILLGFSSDPTTNSILFIVFLLIYLSTVLGNGLIIMLVCLDTQLHTPMYFFLCNLSLLDMTFVTTTMPQMLVHLLAYSQSISFAGCCLQMFACGALGITECMIFVVMAYDRYVAICYPLRYTVILNWGLCIKLEAGSWICGFLSSLLNTFFTMSLPYCGPNRVNHFWCEGPSVRSLACMDTHLIEMVDLVLSIFLCVIPISLIVTSYIGIAMAILKIKSTQGRCKAFSTCASHLTVVTLFYAPATYTYLRPNSSYSPEQDKQISLFYSAFTPLLNPVVYSLRNKDIKRAFLKVMDYGRCTSGPGW, encoded by the coding sequence ATGATTCCAGGACAGAACCAAAGttgggtttctgagttcatccTGCTTGGCTTTTCCAGTGACCCCACGACCAACAGCATCCTCTTCAttgtcttccttctcatctacctGAGTACAGTCCTGGGCAATGGGCTCATCATCATGCTGGTCTGCCTGGACACACAGCTGcacactcccatgtacttcttcctctgtaACCTCTCCCTGTTGGATATGACCTTTGTCACCACAACCATGCCCCAGATGTTGGTGCATCTTCTTGCTTACTCTCAATCCATATCCTTTGCTGGCTGCTGCCTGCAGATGTTTGCGTGTGGTGCCCTCGGTATAACTGAGTGCATGATTTTTGTTGTGATGGCTTATGACCGGTATGTGGCCATTTGCTACCCACTGCGTTATACTGTCATCCTCAACTGGGGCCTCTGTATAAAATTGGAAGCAGGGTCTTGGATCTgtggtttcctttcctctttattgAATACTTTCTTCACCATGAGTCTGCCATATTGTGGGCCCAACAGGGTCAACCACTTCTGGTGTGAAGGTCCATCAGTGCGTAGTTTGGCTTGCATGGATACTCACCTCATTGAGATGGTGGACTTGGTCTTGAGTATCTTTTTGTGTGTTATTCCAATTTCCCTCATTGTGACCTCCTACATTGGTATTGCCATGGCAATTCTCAAGATCAAGTCCACCCAGGGGCGCTGCAAGGCTTTCTCTACCTGTGCCTCCCACCTGACTGTGGTCACATTATTCTATGCCCCAGCCACTTACACCTACTTGAGGCCCAACTCTAGCTACTCCCCTGAGCAAGACAAGCAGATCTCGCTCTTTTACAGTGCGTTTACACCATTGCTCAACCCTGTGGTCTACAgtctgagaaacaaagatatcAAGAGGGCGTTTCTCAAGGTGATGGATTATGGCAGGTGTACCAGTGGACCAGGATGGTGA